Proteins encoded in a region of the Geoalkalibacter sp. genome:
- the flgF gene encoding flagellar basal-body rod protein FlgF, producing MSNGVYSALSGARARTQMLDVVGNNLANANTAGYKKDRLAFEALIDGARQRSLAKGVNFNRSSEGYTDMRQGTLEGTGNPLHVALDGPGFFKIEGQGGTFYTRQGNFGLDAEGFLVSGAGHRVLGDNGPIRLTIEDEVRIDENGRIWNGEAEAGRLAVVSVNDARTLEKRADGLFAPTADTIEAPLERPTLVQGRVEASNVNPLEEMTLLIEAHRSFESFTKVFKIYSDVNSKADELGSLG from the coding sequence ATGAGTAACGGAGTGTACAGCGCCCTCTCCGGCGCCCGTGCCCGGACGCAGATGCTCGATGTGGTCGGCAACAACCTCGCCAACGCCAACACCGCCGGTTACAAGAAGGATCGGCTGGCCTTCGAGGCGCTCATCGACGGCGCCCGCCAGAGAAGCCTCGCCAAGGGCGTGAACTTCAACCGCAGTTCCGAAGGGTACACCGATATGCGCCAGGGCACCCTGGAAGGCACCGGCAATCCCCTGCACGTGGCCCTCGACGGACCCGGATTTTTCAAGATCGAGGGGCAGGGCGGCACCTTCTACACCCGCCAGGGCAACTTTGGCCTCGATGCCGAAGGCTTTCTCGTCAGCGGCGCCGGACATCGGGTGCTCGGTGATAACGGCCCGATTCGCCTGACCATCGAGGACGAGGTGCGCATCGACGAAAACGGGCGCATCTGGAACGGCGAGGCCGAGGCGGGGCGCCTGGCCGTGGTGAGCGTCAACGATGCGCGCACCCTGGAGAAGCGCGCCGACGGTCTCTTCGCGCCGACCGCCGACACCATCGAGGCGCCCCTGGAGCGGCCGACCCTGGTGCAGGGACGGGTCGAGGCCTCCAACGTCAATCCCCTGGAGGAGATGACCCTGCTCATCGAGGCGCACCGCAGCTTTGAGAGCTTCACCAAGGTGTTCAAGATCTATTCGGACGTCAACAGCAAGGCCGACGAACTCGGCAGCCTGGGTTAG
- a CDS encoding flagellar basal body protein: MIRALWTSATGMTAQQLNMDVISNNLANVNTAGFKKSRADFQDLLY; this comes from the coding sequence ATGATCAGAGCGCTTTGGACTTCCGCCACGGGCATGACCGCCCAGCAGCTCAACATGGACGTCATTTCCAACAACCTGGCCAACGTCAACACCGCCGGCTTCAAGAAAAGCCGCGCCGACTTCCAGGATCTGCTCTAC